One Fibrobacter sp. UBA4297 DNA window includes the following coding sequences:
- a CDS encoding NAD(P)H-dependent glycerol-3-phosphate dehydrogenase, with amino-acid sequence MKVTVLGTGGWGLTLGQVVYENKNELTFWTNSQAEVDLLSTEHQYKDKLPGVIFPADFKYTTDMHAALDGCDMVLIVVPSQFMASVAANLGSWTPAKGKEPIVVCATKGILEGTDQLMSEVILEKVPWLTEDKMVAFSGPSHAEEVSRHVLTAIVAACVNEESAKIVQQAMSCSYLRVYTSTDIVGVELCGSVKNVIAIASGVLYGLEASGKFKIGDNTRAAILTRGQAEMCRLGKALGAKPETFAGLAGMGDLIVTCLSQHSRNRYVGEHIGKGETLDQVLAGMKMIAEGVPTCRSTRALAKKLGVEMPIVEAVYQMLFENRKVEDVVKEIWGRELKAENWA; translated from the coding sequence ATGAAAGTTACAGTTTTAGGTACCGGTGGCTGGGGTCTGACCCTCGGTCAAGTTGTTTACGAAAACAAGAACGAACTCACTTTTTGGACCAATTCCCAAGCAGAAGTAGATCTTCTCTCCACCGAACACCAGTACAAGGACAAACTTCCTGGCGTTATTTTCCCGGCTGATTTTAAGTACACGACCGACATGCACGCCGCTCTTGATGGTTGCGACATGGTCCTTATCGTTGTTCCGTCGCAGTTTATGGCAAGTGTTGCTGCAAATCTTGGCTCTTGGACCCCCGCAAAGGGCAAGGAACCGATTGTCGTCTGCGCCACGAAGGGGATTCTCGAAGGCACGGACCAGCTCATGAGCGAAGTCATCCTCGAAAAGGTTCCTTGGCTGACCGAAGACAAGATGGTTGCCTTTAGCGGCCCGTCTCATGCCGAAGAAGTGAGCCGCCACGTGCTTACCGCCATTGTCGCAGCCTGCGTGAACGAAGAATCTGCAAAGATTGTGCAGCAGGCAATGAGCTGCTCTTACCTCCGCGTTTATACCTCGACTGATATTGTTGGTGTTGAACTTTGTGGCTCCGTGAAGAACGTGATTGCAATTGCTTCCGGTGTGCTTTACGGCCTCGAAGCGAGTGGCAAGTTCAAGATTGGCGACAATACCCGCGCCGCAATCCTCACGCGTGGCCAGGCTGAAATGTGCCGCTTGGGCAAGGCTCTTGGTGCAAAGCCCGAAACATTCGCCGGTCTTGCCGGCATGGGCGACCTTATCGTGACGTGCCTTTCGCAGCATAGCCGTAACCGCTACGTGGGCGAACACATTGGTAAGGGCGAAACGCTTGACCAGGTGCTTGCCGGCATGAAGATGATTGCAGAAGGTGTGCCGACTTGCCGCAGCACGCGTGCTCTCGCCAAGAAACTCGGTGTAGAAATGCCGATTGTCGAAGCAGTTTACCAGATGTTGTTCGAAAACCGCAAGGTCGAAGACGTGGTCAAGGAAATCTGGGGACGCGAACTCAAGGCCGAAAACTGGGCTTAG
- the plsY gene encoding glycerol-3-phosphate 1-O-acyltransferase PlsY codes for MLGSIPSAIWVAKLAKGKDFDIRDYGSKNAGLTNTFRVLGWKPALPVVFMDLLKGFFGPFIAQKMCEAQVAAGGADYSAWVPLLAGLLVILGHSFTCFAGFRGGKGVLAALGVFLAILPLTVLCAFALWIILTVTTKYVSVGSIFGCGLLGALSIFGYVCPEYYFESINLGQMILAVIVAVFVIVKHKSNIKRLLNGTENGFGSKRKAK; via the coding sequence TTGCTGGGGTCGATCCCCAGCGCCATATGGGTAGCAAAACTCGCGAAAGGTAAGGACTTTGATATTCGTGACTACGGCTCCAAGAATGCGGGCCTCACGAATACATTCCGCGTGCTCGGCTGGAAGCCTGCTCTCCCGGTCGTGTTCATGGACCTTTTGAAGGGCTTCTTTGGACCGTTTATCGCCCAGAAAATGTGCGAAGCTCAGGTCGCCGCTGGCGGTGCCGATTACAGCGCTTGGGTGCCGCTCCTTGCTGGCCTCCTCGTGATTCTCGGCCACAGCTTCACTTGCTTTGCCGGTTTCCGCGGTGGTAAGGGTGTGCTTGCGGCCCTCGGCGTGTTCCTCGCGATTTTGCCCTTGACGGTTCTTTGCGCATTTGCCCTCTGGATTATCCTCACGGTCACCACGAAATACGTCTCCGTTGGTAGCATCTTCGGGTGCGGACTTCTCGGCGCACTTTCCATCTTTGGCTATGTCTGCCCGGAATACTATTTCGAAAGCATCAACCTTGGCCAGATGATCCTCGCCGTGATTGTCGCCGTGTTCGTCATCGTGAAGCACAAGTCGAACATCAAGCGCCTCCTCAACGGCACCGAGAACGGCTTTGGCTCCAAGCGTAAGGCTAAGTAG
- the der gene encoding ribosome biogenesis GTPase Der, which translates to MKLPIVCIIGRPNVGKSSLFNRILGRRAAVVSDRDGVTRDRHYQNAIYKGHEFTVVDTGGFLPDDSIDVLADSVRAQIFNAVNEADLVLFMVDIRVGITKLDQQFARLIRKLDKKVILVANKSELQGDRQESYEFLKLGFGQPRTVSALTGYACLSLLDEVVSVLPTPVRGERREERPVRFAILGRPNAGKSTLLNRLLNEDRAVVSDIPGTTRDSIDCDFVVDGQKFVVTDTAGLRKKARVEDEVEVFSNMRTLESIRRSDLSVLVVDCTRGMEIQDYRIITEIRKAGKGLVVVLNKWDILPNKNDKSFDHMVKELLEREPMLEFVPILSISAKEGQRVGRVIQAIQTVYANCRRVLGRDRVAESFANFLQEKAPPSHNGRVVMLTRACQIMVEPPVIDIETRTPELVDESYKRYLLKKFYDEFQLQGAPLRLNFDRKLTLRKDEELEQFTESSNSVLAGVDPQRHMGSKTRER; encoded by the coding sequence ATGAAATTACCTATCGTTTGCATAATTGGACGTCCGAACGTCGGAAAGTCCTCCCTCTTCAACCGCATTCTTGGCCGCCGTGCCGCCGTGGTGAGCGACCGCGATGGTGTTACCCGCGACCGTCATTACCAGAATGCGATTTACAAGGGTCACGAATTTACAGTCGTCGATACGGGTGGATTCTTGCCCGATGATTCTATCGACGTCTTGGCGGACAGCGTCCGCGCCCAGATTTTTAACGCCGTGAACGAAGCCGACTTGGTGCTCTTCATGGTCGATATCCGCGTGGGCATCACCAAGCTCGACCAGCAGTTTGCACGCCTCATCCGCAAGCTCGACAAGAAGGTCATCCTCGTCGCGAACAAGAGCGAATTGCAGGGCGATCGTCAGGAAAGCTACGAATTTTTGAAACTCGGCTTTGGACAGCCGCGTACGGTCAGTGCCTTGACCGGCTACGCTTGCCTCTCACTCTTGGACGAAGTGGTCTCCGTGCTCCCGACTCCGGTGCGTGGCGAACGCCGCGAAGAACGCCCTGTGCGTTTTGCCATTCTCGGCCGCCCGAACGCAGGCAAGAGTACGCTCCTCAACCGTCTGTTGAACGAAGACCGCGCCGTGGTCTCCGACATCCCGGGTACGACCCGCGACTCCATCGACTGTGACTTTGTCGTTGACGGACAAAAGTTCGTGGTTACCGATACCGCAGGCCTTCGCAAAAAGGCTCGCGTCGAAGACGAAGTGGAAGTCTTCAGCAACATGCGTACGCTCGAAAGCATCCGTCGTTCTGATTTGTCTGTGCTCGTCGTCGATTGCACGCGCGGCATGGAAATCCAGGACTACCGCATCATCACGGAAATCCGCAAGGCCGGTAAGGGCCTCGTCGTTGTGCTGAACAAGTGGGATATCCTCCCGAACAAGAACGACAAATCCTTCGACCACATGGTCAAGGAACTCCTCGAACGCGAACCGATGCTTGAATTTGTACCGATTCTTTCGATCAGTGCCAAGGAAGGCCAGCGCGTAGGCCGCGTGATTCAGGCAATCCAGACCGTCTATGCCAACTGCCGCCGTGTGCTTGGCCGTGACCGCGTTGCCGAAAGCTTTGCGAACTTCTTGCAAGAAAAGGCTCCTCCGAGCCACAACGGCCGTGTCGTCATGCTTACCCGCGCCTGCCAGATCATGGTGGAACCGCCCGTCATCGACATCGAAACCCGCACGCCGGAACTTGTCGACGAATCGTACAAGCGCTACTTGCTCAAAAAGTTTTATGACGAATTCCAGTTGCAGGGCGCTCCGCTCCGCTTGAATTTCGATAGAAAGTTAACCCTCAGAAAGGATGAAGAACTTGAACAGTTTACTGAGTCTTCCAATAGCGTACTTGCTGGGGTCGATCCCCAGCGCCATATGGGTAGCAAAACTCGCGAAAGGTAA
- the aroE gene encoding shikimate dehydrogenase, whose amino-acid sequence MASINGKTETLCIFGHPVAHSKSPAMHNALFDALGINAAYLPYAPEPENFAQAIQGFKAMKFHGANVTIPYKTEFFNADGSARLVDELSEISKFTGSVNTLYWKEGIVGGTLCGTTTDPYGCVRNLEENGVSPSNKKIALLGNGGAAQSIAFTLVEQENELTIVCRTKEKGDALAGSLNKFFRSGNAGDKNFKTVQVTTFGEFASISANFDIIINATSVGMSPNIDASPITDECLHKGQVVCDIVYTPPHTKLLQMAEAKGCKIVTGEGMLVHQGLESFKKWFPKETENKTNEELTAIMRKGMQG is encoded by the coding sequence TTGGCTTCCATAAACGGAAAGACGGAAACTCTTTGCATTTTCGGGCATCCGGTTGCTCACAGCAAATCGCCCGCTATGCACAACGCCCTTTTTGACGCCCTTGGCATCAATGCGGCTTATCTCCCCTACGCACCCGAACCAGAAAATTTCGCCCAGGCGATTCAAGGCTTCAAGGCGATGAAGTTCCATGGTGCAAACGTCACCATCCCCTACAAGACGGAATTTTTCAATGCAGACGGTTCAGCCCGCCTGGTCGATGAACTTTCGGAAATTTCGAAGTTCACCGGCAGCGTGAACACGCTGTACTGGAAAGAGGGCATTGTCGGTGGGACACTCTGCGGAACGACAACGGACCCTTATGGTTGCGTGCGAAATCTCGAAGAGAATGGCGTAAGTCCGTCTAACAAGAAGATTGCACTCCTCGGAAACGGTGGCGCCGCCCAGTCGATTGCATTTACGCTTGTGGAACAAGAAAACGAGCTTACTATAGTTTGCCGCACCAAGGAAAAAGGTGACGCACTTGCGGGTTCTTTGAACAAGTTTTTCCGGTCCGGCAATGCTGGCGACAAGAATTTCAAGACAGTTCAAGTCACGACGTTTGGTGAATTTGCAAGTATTTCTGCAAACTTTGACATCATCATCAACGCGACATCGGTCGGCATGAGCCCAAACATTGATGCCTCCCCCATTACAGACGAATGTCTGCATAAGGGGCAGGTCGTCTGCGACATCGTTTACACGCCGCCACACACCAAGCTTTTGCAGATGGCAGAAGCCAAGGGTTGCAAGATTGTAACGGGTGAAGGCATGCTCGTACACCAGGGCCTCGAAAGCTTTAAAAAGTGGTTCCCGAAGGAAACCGAAAACAAAACAAACGAAGAACTGACTGCGATTATGCGCAAAGGAATGCAGGGCTAA
- the aroB gene encoding 3-dehydroquinate synthase, with protein sequence MKKHLYFTGFMASGKSRTGRALADRLGRPFVDTDNVIVERAGKSISEIFEQDGEAAFRKMERDVIAEIAQSEKPLVVSLGGGALTQAENLKVIRENGTIIRLWAKPEVLSERIGRKNTRPLLANLSDEERLEKIKQMLKDREKNYANADFSVESSNDYSETHVTERIMHMLKFWESHALDVHPSEGGRYPIFIGKNIVPDAAIMLEGLRLAPTYEFLICTDTTIAKEQNTKLSELRGQAGRCPIFKFQAGEGHKTLHNLNQLYSFMLHRGYTRKSCLLQFSGGVVGDMAGFGAATYQRGIPFVQFPTTLLSMVDSSVGGKVAVNHAEGKNMIGAFYQPKAVVCDISVLNTLPPTEYLAGLAEIVKYGVIYDEEFFTYLENNVEKIKAHDFDVLKHMIFRSCQIKAEVVGIDEKEAGLRAILNYGHTFGHAIEKLTHYELYSHGIAVSLGMRVAARAAVLLGKLSKEDEQRQNKLLDDLGFPKTYNTDVEAAWAAMAVDKKAEKGTRVYILPTKIGKVEKVCNIDKGIIADAWKAIQASEV encoded by the coding sequence ATGAAGAAGCATCTATACTTTACCGGATTCATGGCCAGCGGCAAGAGCCGTACAGGTCGCGCCCTCGCAGACCGCCTCGGACGCCCGTTTGTCGATACAGACAACGTCATTGTAGAACGCGCTGGCAAGTCCATTAGCGAAATTTTTGAACAAGATGGCGAAGCCGCTTTCCGCAAGATGGAACGCGACGTGATTGCCGAAATTGCACAGAGCGAAAAGCCTCTTGTCGTTTCCCTTGGCGGTGGCGCTCTCACGCAGGCCGAAAACTTGAAGGTCATCCGCGAAAACGGAACGATCATCCGCCTGTGGGCAAAGCCCGAAGTGCTTTCGGAACGCATTGGCCGCAAGAACACGCGACCGCTCCTTGCAAACCTTTCGGACGAAGAACGCCTTGAAAAGATCAAGCAGATGCTGAAAGACCGCGAAAAGAATTACGCCAATGCGGACTTTAGCGTCGAAAGCTCGAACGACTATTCCGAAACGCACGTCACGGAACGCATCATGCACATGCTCAAGTTCTGGGAAAGCCACGCACTTGACGTACACCCGAGCGAAGGAGGCCGCTACCCGATTTTCATCGGCAAGAACATTGTGCCGGACGCAGCAATCATGCTTGAAGGCTTGCGTCTTGCGCCGACTTACGAATTCCTGATTTGCACGGACACAACGATTGCCAAGGAACAGAACACGAAGCTTTCGGAACTCCGCGGCCAGGCAGGCCGTTGCCCGATTTTCAAGTTCCAGGCCGGCGAAGGCCACAAGACGCTCCACAACTTGAACCAGCTTTACAGCTTTATGCTGCACCGCGGTTACACCCGCAAGAGTTGCCTTTTGCAGTTCAGCGGTGGCGTCGTAGGCGACATGGCAGGCTTTGGAGCCGCCACCTACCAGCGCGGCATTCCGTTTGTGCAGTTTCCGACAACGCTCTTGTCGATGGTCGACAGTTCCGTTGGCGGTAAAGTCGCCGTGAACCATGCCGAAGGCAAGAACATGATTGGCGCTTTCTACCAGCCGAAAGCAGTTGTCTGCGACATTTCTGTGCTGAACACACTCCCTCCCACCGAATACCTTGCAGGTCTCGCCGAAATCGTCAAGTACGGCGTGATTTACGACGAAGAATTTTTCACCTACCTTGAAAACAACGTCGAAAAGATCAAGGCACACGACTTTGACGTGTTGAAGCACATGATTTTCCGCAGTTGCCAAATCAAGGCCGAAGTGGTCGGCATCGACGAAAAGGAAGCAGGACTCCGCGCTATCCTCAATTACGGCCACACGTTCGGTCACGCCATTGAAAAGCTCACGCATTACGAGCTTTACAGCCACGGTATCGCCGTTTCTTTGGGCATGCGAGTTGCCGCACGCGCGGCAGTTCTCCTCGGAAAGCTTTCGAAGGAAGACGAACAGCGCCAAAACAAGTTGCTCGACGATCTCGGATTCCCGAAGACATACAACACGGATGTCGAAGCGGCTTGGGCTGCAATGGCAGTCGACAAGAAGGCTGAAAAAGGCACTAGAGTTTATATTTTGCCTACAAAGATCGGAAAGGTCGAAAAAGTTTGTAATATTGATAAGGGTATTATTGCAGATGCCTGGAAAGCCATCCAGGCAAGTGAGGTTTAG
- a CDS encoding GDP-mannose 4,6-dehydratase gives MSILVTGGTGSLGYSILSNLSGTNHELYSFSDELPQPWQKVEGVQYLTGDLLDFRNVLEMIQKVSPTHIYHLASQSSVGLSYKKPYETLNINLLGTQTLLEAVRQVVPKAKVLLLSSSEIYGRTEQQLTYLHKETDPPNPLTPYATSKACMEILGNQFRNANGLHIVFARPFHFTGPHHSRRFVLPSIAYQLVKIKYYGAEPVIYSGSLDVSRDVVDVRDVARAAIQILNTAESGEAFNICCGKSYTFRELVEMLVDISGVSVDFRFDPGYDRCNDIPLLIGDPTKIMNLGWKPMICMEDCLSDLFNEMVVRRRVELKMGMGRDLRL, from the coding sequence ATGAGTATATTGGTTACCGGGGGAACGGGATCACTTGGGTACAGTATTCTATCTAACTTAAGCGGCACCAATCACGAGCTGTACAGCTTCAGTGACGAACTTCCGCAGCCGTGGCAAAAGGTCGAAGGAGTACAGTACCTGACCGGTGATTTGCTGGACTTCAGGAATGTGCTGGAAATGATTCAGAAAGTTTCCCCGACGCACATTTACCATCTGGCAAGCCAATCCTCTGTGGGGCTCAGCTACAAGAAGCCTTACGAAACGCTCAACATCAACTTGTTGGGTACGCAGACGCTCCTCGAAGCGGTGCGACAGGTTGTGCCGAAGGCAAAAGTATTGCTCCTCAGCAGTAGCGAAATTTACGGCAGAACGGAACAGCAACTGACCTACTTGCACAAGGAAACGGACCCTCCTAACCCGCTTACTCCGTATGCCACATCCAAGGCATGCATGGAAATTCTCGGGAACCAGTTCCGCAACGCAAACGGGCTCCACATCGTGTTTGCCCGCCCATTCCACTTTACAGGGCCGCATCACAGCCGCCGCTTTGTGCTCCCTTCCATAGCCTACCAACTGGTGAAGATAAAGTATTACGGCGCAGAACCGGTCATTTATTCGGGAAGCCTCGATGTCAGTCGTGACGTGGTTGACGTGCGTGACGTTGCCCGCGCCGCCATCCAAATTTTGAATACCGCAGAATCCGGCGAAGCATTCAACATTTGCTGTGGAAAGTCCTACACATTCCGCGAACTCGTGGAAATGCTCGTGGACATCTCTGGCGTGAGCGTAGACTTCCGTTTTGACCCGGGTTACGACCGTTGCAACGACATTCCGCTCTTGATTGGCGACCCCACCAAGATCATGAATCTCGGCTGGAAGCCCATGATTTGCATGGAAGATTGCCTCTCGGACTTGTTCAACGAAATGGTCGTCCGCCGTCGCGTGGAACTCAAGATGGGCATGGGCCGCGACTTGCGCCTGTAA
- the hisA gene encoding phosphoribosylformimino-5-aminoimidazole carboxamide ribotide isomerase, translating into MTKFRPCIDLHDGKVKQIVGSSLSDSGAGLKTNFETDRSSAWFAELYKKDGIKGGHVIMLGKGNESAAKDALSAYPGGMQVGGGINAQNALEYIQAGASHVIVTSWIFPDGKLDRSRLDELVKTVGKEHLILDLSCKRTGMVDGKPQWKIATNRWQTIIDIEINKETLEDLAKSCDEFLVHAADVEGKQQGMDDELIKFLAENSPIPVTYAGGAKSLEDLIHCKEISNGKIDLTIGSALDLFGGKGVKYDDCVKFNKAQG; encoded by the coding sequence ATGACGAAGTTTAGGCCGTGCATTGACTTGCACGATGGCAAGGTAAAGCAGATCGTCGGCAGTTCGCTCTCCGATAGCGGAGCGGGACTCAAGACAAATTTTGAAACAGACAGGTCATCCGCATGGTTTGCCGAACTCTATAAGAAAGACGGCATCAAGGGCGGACACGTGATTATGCTTGGTAAGGGAAACGAGAGCGCGGCAAAGGACGCGCTTTCGGCGTATCCAGGGGGTATGCAAGTTGGTGGTGGCATTAACGCACAGAACGCACTGGAGTACATCCAAGCCGGAGCCTCGCACGTGATTGTGACGAGCTGGATTTTCCCGGACGGAAAACTCGACCGCTCGCGCCTTGACGAGCTTGTAAAGACCGTCGGCAAGGAACACCTGATTTTGGACTTGAGTTGCAAGCGCACCGGCATGGTCGATGGCAAGCCGCAATGGAAGATTGCCACCAACCGCTGGCAGACGATTATCGATATCGAAATCAACAAGGAAACGCTCGAAGACCTCGCCAAGAGCTGTGATGAATTCTTGGTTCACGCAGCCGATGTCGAAGGCAAGCAGCAGGGCATGGATGACGAGCTCATCAAGTTCCTCGCCGAGAATAGCCCGATTCCTGTAACGTATGCAGGTGGCGCAAAATCGCTTGAAGACCTGATTCATTGCAAAGAAATTTCGAATGGCAAGATTGACCTTACCATTGGTAGTGCATTAGACTTGTTCGGTGGCAAAGGAGTGAAGTATGACGACTGCGTCAAGTTCAACAAAGCTCAAGGCTAG
- a CDS encoding glycosyltransferase, whose translation MTTASSSTKLKASDKLDTRPAIFGRKVTSTFRKIFSFDHRPPGNIRTCWIPPLVALTPLLNLPKLLKLRFYLKKERQKRDPNDVRILFYSDNLDETNGIANNLRNVIPYMRAHGMKAYLAGSAFNTRPCGVVENSYCILLPRLFSMEQLGYANSELAIPRISPILRLLKRYPIDMIELETPSPGAWVVCLCGWIAGIKVFSHYRTDVPTYAKTLVKAKWMHTYVLWLMRIFYWMARPVISPCEDYADILKKDLKVPANQVQILPRGLPLEKFSPDLRGKGAWEKFGSGRTKRPVRFAFIGRISKEKNLEFLNAVWSKFSAKHDDVELMYVGYGWYLEEIKEQFKDNPSVCFAGEQGGETLAGLYADADFFLFPSTTDTFGNVVVEAMSTGTPAIVSNYGGPRSIVQNDNKCGRILPIDEAKWLETLEECRNIKLEQPEVYEQMRIDSHKRSEKYTLESSTKTQFEFFRKLKRETYGI comes from the coding sequence ATGACGACTGCGTCAAGTTCAACAAAGCTCAAGGCTAGCGACAAGCTCGATACACGCCCGGCAATTTTTGGACGCAAGGTCACGAGTACCTTCCGCAAGATTTTCTCGTTTGACCACAGACCGCCCGGAAACATCCGCACTTGCTGGATCCCGCCTCTGGTGGCGCTTACGCCTCTCTTGAATTTGCCAAAGCTCCTAAAATTGCGTTTCTATTTGAAAAAGGAACGCCAAAAAAGAGACCCAAACGATGTGCGCATTTTGTTTTACTCAGACAATCTGGACGAGACAAACGGCATCGCGAACAACTTGAGGAACGTGATTCCGTACATGCGCGCACACGGCATGAAGGCTTACCTCGCCGGCAGTGCATTCAACACGCGCCCATGCGGTGTCGTGGAAAACAGCTACTGCATTTTATTGCCGCGCCTGTTCAGCATGGAGCAGCTCGGGTACGCAAACAGCGAACTTGCGATTCCGCGCATTTCGCCGATTCTCCGCTTGCTCAAGCGCTACCCCATCGACATGATAGAACTTGAAACACCGAGCCCAGGCGCTTGGGTGGTTTGCCTTTGCGGATGGATTGCAGGCATCAAGGTCTTTAGCCACTACCGCACCGACGTGCCGACTTACGCGAAGACTCTTGTAAAAGCGAAGTGGATGCACACATACGTGCTTTGGCTCATGCGCATTTTCTACTGGATGGCGCGCCCGGTCATTAGCCCGTGCGAAGATTACGCCGACATTCTGAAAAAAGACTTGAAGGTCCCTGCAAACCAAGTGCAGATTCTCCCACGCGGGCTCCCGCTGGAGAAATTCTCGCCGGATTTGCGCGGCAAAGGCGCTTGGGAAAAGTTCGGTTCCGGCCGCACCAAGAGACCCGTGCGTTTTGCCTTTATTGGAAGAATTTCAAAGGAAAAGAATCTTGAATTTTTGAACGCCGTGTGGAGCAAGTTCTCTGCCAAGCACGACGACGTGGAACTCATGTACGTGGGCTACGGTTGGTACCTTGAAGAAATCAAGGAACAGTTCAAGGACAATCCGAGCGTTTGCTTTGCCGGCGAACAGGGCGGAGAGACTCTTGCAGGCCTTTATGCGGATGCGGACTTTTTCTTGTTCCCTAGCACGACGGACACATTTGGAAACGTGGTCGTAGAAGCGATGTCTACAGGCACGCCCGCCATCGTAAGCAATTACGGCGGTCCGAGAAGCATTGTGCAAAACGACAACAAGTGCGGACGCATTTTGCCGATTGACGAAGCAAAGTGGCTGGAAACGCTCGAAGAATGCCGCAACATCAAGCTTGAGCAGCCGGAAGTTTACGAACAGATGCGAATCGATAGCCATAAGCGTAGCGAAAAGTACACGCTTGAAAGCTCAACCAAGACGCAGTTTGAATTCTTTAGGAAACTCAAGCGAGAAACGTACGGGATTTGA
- a CDS encoding A/G-specific adenine glycosylase, which translates to MTPDSLKRLREWFRANAAELPWRPADLDASRDPYAVWISETMLQQTQVSTVRDYFIRWMKRFPDVETLAKADETEVFKYWQGLGYYSRARNILKTAKIVCENSLDPLRSASRMTGVRKMPETRRELEALPGIGAYTAGAILSLAYHQREAILDGNLVRIFSRLYELDFLPTDKVKERRCPIKSGMTVKEAGMTVKEARMTSNETGVTEKSTSEIYWEYAREVADSPKAYLHNEALMELGRTVCKTKSPLCENCPLQKECRAFLDGRTAEFPPAKKRTEKSWHGTVLVVESADEKILAVNGGQKFLDGQLALPHFESARHATVALPAKAEDYINADEVESVKHCGTFRHSITVHKIECDVLHVRLSTKVKATHLPKSNTNSGKPTAFEWIEKAKALETFANSFSLKALKKIF; encoded by the coding sequence ATGACTCCAGATTCTTTGAAACGTTTGCGCGAGTGGTTCAGGGCGAACGCGGCAGAATTGCCGTGGAGGCCAGCGGACTTGGATGCGTCCCGTGATCCGTATGCGGTATGGATTAGCGAGACGATGTTGCAGCAGACACAAGTTTCAACGGTCAGGGATTACTTTATCCGATGGATGAAGCGATTTCCAGATGTAGAAACTCTTGCAAAGGCGGATGAAACCGAAGTATTCAAGTATTGGCAGGGACTTGGTTATTACAGCCGCGCCAGGAATATACTGAAGACCGCGAAAATCGTATGCGAAAATTCACTGGATCCCCTTCGCTCCGCTTCGAGGATGACGGGAGTGCGCAAGATGCCCGAGACGCGCAGGGAACTGGAAGCGTTGCCAGGAATTGGTGCGTACACGGCAGGGGCGATTTTAAGCCTCGCCTACCACCAGCGAGAAGCAATCTTGGATGGAAACCTTGTTCGAATTTTCAGCAGATTGTACGAACTTGACTTTCTGCCGACTGACAAAGTCAAAGAAAGGAGATGCCCGATTAAATCGGGCATGACAGTCAAAGAAGCGGGCATGACAGTCAAAGAAGCACGCATGACAAGTAACGAAACGGGCGTGACAGAAAAATCTACGTCCGAGATTTATTGGGAATATGCACGTGAAGTTGCTGATTCGCCAAAAGCGTACTTGCACAACGAAGCGCTGATGGAACTTGGACGAACCGTTTGCAAGACAAAGTCTCCGCTCTGTGAAAACTGCCCACTCCAAAAAGAATGTCGCGCATTTTTGGATGGCCGCACTGCAGAATTTCCACCAGCAAAAAAGCGCACTGAAAAAAGCTGGCACGGAACGGTACTCGTTGTCGAGAGTGCCGATGAAAAAATCCTTGCCGTAAACGGTGGACAAAAATTCTTGGATGGGCAACTTGCACTACCGCATTTTGAAAGCGCTCGACACGCTACAGTAGCGCTCCCCGCCAAAGCAGAAGATTACATCAATGCCGACGAAGTCGAGAGTGTTAAACATTGCGGAACATTCCGCCACAGCATTACGGTGCATAAAATAGAATGCGACGTGTTGCATGTGCGACTTTCGACAAAAGTAAAGGCCACGCATTTGCCAAAATCGAACACGAATAGCGGTAAGCCCACCGCATTTGAATGGATTGAAAAAGCGAAAGCCTTGGAGACTTTCGCGAACTCATTCAGTTTAAAAGCTTTAAAAAAAATATTTTAG